GTATGACAAGTTGTAAAGCGAGTTTAGTTATCATCAAAAATCATCTCCTTTCGGGTTCCATTATCCGTCAGGAGGCGATCACAGGAAAGGAGGAAATGCCATGCCACTGTTGCATGTTGTTGAAGATGATCAGATTTCAAGCAAAAAGTATTTAGCGGTAGATGAAGAAGAACTGGCAGAGATGATTAAGGAGAACCAAGAGCTAAAACGCAAGCTAGCAGCACGAGGCATGTGGACGCTCACCACCGCAACAAGCTATGTCGAAGGACATAACAACACGTGGGTAGTTAACAATATCTTGAACGTCCCACGCTTCCACAAGTTCTTGCAAGATACCGTGGTTTCATATCCACCGCCTGGCAAAAAGGGGTATCTGTTTCATCCGAAACCATGGCTCGACTTCTTAGATAAATGGTTCCCAGAGATTTCAAGGTCACTTAGAGAGAAGGAAAAACAATGATTGGCTATTTACTAATTGCTGGTGGCTTCGGCGTGATCGTTGGTCACTGCTTAGGCCACAGCGGAAATTGGAGGCAGTGGATTGAATGAAGCAGCTATAGCTAAGCTAGGTCCACTTATCTCCTACTTGTCTATCCAGGCTGAGAACGCACGTCTGGTTGGCCATAATTACCGTCAAGGAACGGATCAGACGCGAGCTTATGCCATGGGACGAGAAGACGGCTTGCAAACCGCCATCAGCTTAATCAACGAAATAATGGGCAAAACAAAAACCGCTAAGCGCTAGAACACTTAACGGCCAAAAATGAGGTTTCACATTGAGTGACCTCATTATATCACAGAAAGAAATGAGGTAAAACAATGGCCAGAGAAATTGGCAAGCAACTTGACCGTCTTGAATCACTTGCATACAAAGTAAAAACTGATCAGTACCTTTTGGATTATTTGAGAGAATGGGCAGAAACCAAGTGCGATCTGTTCAGGGATGATGATCCTCACATGACCGATGGTGAGAAGATTCAAGACCGGCTGTTCCTAAAAGACAACTTTAAAAAATACATGGATATCTTGGGTCAAACATCACTCGATATGATCAAATTCGAAGCAGACTTAATGGATGTTCGCCAAAACATTGCCGATCAATGCTTCCATGAAGGTGGTGACGATCATGAATGAAAGCCCCAGTTACTATGCCATCATTCCAGCAGGTGTGCGCTATGACAAACAGCTACCACAAGGAGCCAAGATCTTGTATGGCGAGATCACGGCACTCAGCAGTAAGAGCGGCTCTTGTTGGGCGAGCGATCAATACTTTATGACTTTGTACGAGGTAGGTCAAACCACTATACAAAGATGGCTACGTGCTTTAGA
This genomic window from Lacticaseibacillus paracasei subsp. paracasei contains:
- a CDS encoding DUF771 domain-containing protein, whose protein sequence is MPLLHVVEDDQISSKKYLAVDEEELAEMIKENQELKRKLAARGMWTLTTATSYVEGHNNTWVVNNILNVPRFHKFLQDTVVSYPPPGKKGYLFHPKPWLDFLDKWFPEISRSLREKEKQ